The Etheostoma spectabile isolate EspeVRDwgs_2016 chromosome 23, UIUC_Espe_1.0, whole genome shotgun sequence genome includes a window with the following:
- the chrm2a gene encoding muscarinic acetylcholine receptor M2a has protein sequence MDVFNFTYWNASEGNDTEVVEESKSAYKTVEVVFIVLVAGSLSLVTVIGNILVMLSIKVNRNLQTVNNYFLFSLACADLIIGLCSMNLYTVYIVMGYWPLGPVVCDLWLALDYVVSNASVMNLLIISFDRYFCVTKPLSYPVKRTTKMAGMMIAAAWVLSFVLWAPAILFWQFIVGGRTVPEKECYIQFFSNAAVTFGTAIAAFYLPVIIMIQLYWQISRASKSRVKKDNRKPSGANPEPLSPGQRRINTPKPNNNNVPGEDTAPSQSQNADGANQHDQHDGKLQNGKGPSSTSAEGEAEGDDVAKENCIPGEEKESSNDSTSGSVPASIQKDEEAAPSTANSSAETTQPLPYQRAKAGGSKLTCIKIKTKSPKGDCYTPSNATVEIVPASERQNHVTRKIVKMTKQPPNKKKKMPPSREKKVTRTIMAILVAFVATWTPYNVMVLINTFCSSCIPNTVWTIGYWLCYINSTINPACYALCNVTFKKTFKHLLLCQYKNIRSAR, from the coding sequence ATGGATGTATTCAATTTCACGTACTGGAATGCCTCTGAAGGCAATGATACAGAAGTTGTGGAAGAGAGTAAAAGCGCCTACAAGACTGTGGAGGTCGTGTTCATCGTGTTGGTGGCCGGTTCCCTCAGTTTGGTTACAGTTATTGGAAATATCCTGGTCATGCTTTCCATCAAAGTTAATAGGAACTTACAGACCGTCAACAACTATTTTTTATTCAGCCTTGCATGCGCTGACCTAATTATTGGACTTTGCTCTATGAACTTGTACACAGTCTACATAGTAATGGGGTATTGGCCCCTGGGCCCGGTGGTGTGTGACTTGTGGTTGGCCTTGGACTACGTTGTCAGCAATGCATCTGTCATGAATCTTCTCATCATAAGCTTTGACAGATATTTCTGTGTCACCAAGCCCCTCAGCTACCCTGTTAAAAGGACCACCAAGATGGCGGGAATGATGATTGCAGCAGCATGGGTCCTGTCTTTCGTCCTCTGGGCACCAGCCATTCTCTTCTGGCAGTTCATTGTTGGTGGACGGACAGTGCCTGAGAAGGAGTGCTACATCCAGTTCTTCTCTAATGCTGCAGTCACTTTTGGCACTGCCATCGCCGCCTTTTACCTGCCTGTCATCATTATGATTCAGCTCTACTGGCAGATTTCCAGAGCAAGCAAGAGCCGTGTGAAGAAGGATAACCGCAAGCCGTCAGGAGCCAATCCAGAGCCCCTGTCACCTGGCCAGAGAAGGATAAACACACCAAAACCCAACAATAACAACGTTCCAGGGGAGGATACAGCTCCTTCCCAGAGCCAGAATGCTGATGGAGCTAACCAGCATGACCAGCATGATGGAAAACTGCAAAATGGCAAGGGACCTTCCTCAACCTCTGCTGAGGGAGAAGCCGAAGGTGACGATGTGGCAAAAGAGAACTGCATTCctggagaggagaaggagagctCCAATGATTCAACATCTGGCAGTGTGCCTGCATCTATTCAGAAGGATGAGGAGGCGGCACCATCCACCGCTAACTCCAGTGCCGAGACAACCCAGCCCCTCCCATATCAGCGAGCCAAAGCTGGGGGCTCCAAGCTGACCTGCATCAAGATCAAGACTAAATCGCCCAAAGGTGACTGCTACACGCCATCCAACGCTACAGTTGAGATCGTCCCAGCCTCAGAGCGGCAGAATCACGTGACGCGAAAGATTGTGAAGATGACAAAGCAACCTCccaacaagaagaagaaaatgccGCCTTCAcgggaaaaaaaagttacccGCACCATTATGGCCATCCTGGTAGCTTTTGTTGCCACCTGGACTCCTTATAATGTGATGGTGCTTATTAACACCTTCTGCTCCAGCTGTATTCCCAACACAGTGTGGACTATTGGCTACTGGCTGTGCTACATCAACAGCACCATCAATCCGGCCTGCTACGCGTTGTGCaatgtcacatttaaaaagacattCAAACATCTTCTTCTCTgccaatataaaaatattaggTCAGCTAGATAA